In a genomic window of Wyeomyia smithii strain HCP4-BCI-WySm-NY-G18 chromosome 1, ASM2978416v1, whole genome shotgun sequence:
- the LOC129719072 gene encoding uncharacterized protein LOC129719072 isoform X5 translates to MNQRQQATADGIRRFDPPAFTTMESKKLQQMQQANSHLAPQTKPPTFQQQQQGTDFRSNQSPVFQNQPQYQSFASNFAQINYSHQIRPQQPQQLQSQQQQQHQQHHQQQQQHLSAHSSPKSNSNSLYLSEYSSSSHVGQPQHHHTIGSHYHFDQIYQTSSPSSGSGERDRLYQTAPRPTQHTHASPQPQLSKLELQFQQLQREKIQAQIKTATEALAHQQQTFALRQQLNPPVPNYHLKQNLLQNLSQQHHQQIQHQQQQLQMHQNRNAPPSSLNLTSHFQPAQGPMKMMNQNMHDYGATATNQHPINETLYQAAAQQKQHFHPKTPNNLQSPAPNQIIIQQNIPGHVVNQACQTQISGVKNQSQNQKSPNSDSLSSPSHDGLERRKSGPIHTLKSPVTKRPVNAPISMSGWLYKQGSDGLKVWRRRWFVLSEYILYYYKSQEEEKLLGTVLLPSYKISACFPEDKVYRKFAFKCEHTNMRTFVFAAETAESMTAWVRSLTLATMMQGSSESETSSPSNNARSGDNSDSGIQTYQSQLAGKSGVVQAPVTPVSDNGGGGSQPLYANAPPKPRRANDGGYSSPSPEHIPDARYDQELQPIYGSRDMNQPKPSDAMNNSNLLQTQSPLIKRGFNDQMAYDPNYNDAIYGNAKRIERDMYIQKLIQQQQQQQQQLHQLQQQQQQKQQQQQLAMQQVSPQQQQQQQQQQQLQRQYTNPFMHPNADRRTPDTYGPPRAAMDKHMSDYEDIYNLTVLSKSLPPPNMADETTAASGGYRRPMSPLRYEAQNAAMPQRYTPNYLEQQHIQMRARPVQSTIPRPHSADFLDYEARNPVKAKLKEEPARAPRPKSSLDINRTPDNYYYSEASYAEKMRMQSVSYLQRTNLTGLSSKLRSDEPHGVNNAGTVPRDGYYAIRSEYGDELQQGSASVPRTQRMTMNNLKKYPSQQEQFLRSASARLPRKEEDPSARDGERKREESMKRLLEWKQRMLQSPLTRKISQQQQHQLSGSPSSTGNPFLTKPVNVTLDAEAYLGQNQSPQQAGLDNKTNLEYNSYSSDDEDGTENTPAGRSSPNVSASASAVLETSEIVPEAEVPVQNPKELLGGDMVDNSQTFSPSLVDDGSNIYENNSIAAASGTTKPSKLVASASFKERLLPLEPESKYVPVYDHSAIIKSPIVQSLKNTDEASTDKTDTTTASDIPAMLDDETDEQSFEYTDQDLEEALQAEIGEDPPNNDDNSDDLHLVDISSENQSFYMPMAPKKTVLNVNTSELKLSAMDILNSIQKCTNDKNIQDENTYIEMTNGMGGKCVFGDDLKSTYEMIVVQNSGSSKADQEPLYMELSQLSSNSLEKRNKAEKLATESASSTLKKKQSDRGTLTRKHSKSKRNDLPDILKSNNSYLKSDDSSDADDESPSKDSSEQSRIKAARSRFSLSDTFRPASYYLGASTSTPLGECVDSSDSEIVSPPPIPTAALPLDEHNSDEIFLSENFDTVKRRDKDSKSNSRSSLLNTSDHRQPSQTSLSGSIDSKSLSGKHPYGSNRSSLQSNLYLGSCYNAERFDNGSNTSSEYDLYRRLKPDPGNDASRRTSTSLSETESVELRRSSSKMDVHTRNKRRPISEDSLNEIQMLGSYGIDETSLSNANFDQYLGNLENVYVNSEESTPHRMVWMDSSLTNLSIGESYKNGHDNSIYYENVEIQPRTTPNTSNRTDDDAKAFYDSLEDVALHEKVTLSPLKEKNLSIHDARCESEDLMAAGRSNLNIEIVDSVTTMSSMDLDQRSSCTVFDLTQTTTPAHSRGNSNLSDSAPYYYSDLQSRDSSVSDITKLSDLSRIKFPPKLNNQRDIGVKKTGISHIQNPINHVKAANILTVAEKDHEIDQRNIYESDRMVDKNVNKVIEVSLSSSSKNYYSNKMMNNKPVQLEDQRLSGEMMPSTSMLASILKSSNSASSSQVLAAISNQNVSSKSSLNISTDMSASGDQLWEEDSLWRDNLRRASHMHAKSMESLDHLGAASAVQSKLSTLNRKHARQAGKAITRDVTYVNDDLLTKTQLLKKQHKSQSSSDDNDVYVQLANNMNRTDSASSDTPSDVYEVLRDESTKYDIDRENIRQWDLMSSGLVNSTNKTLEADDRESHRANKEKSSSRESTLKRQKGSSLGLDGSLQKGAKGTPKTGTGSSLDPAGPAATVDSNDYTPSPGSSHVFATSSDAHVHKKHSNTTTH, encoded by the exons CAGGTTCGATCCACCCGCGTTTACCACAATGGAGAGCAAAAAGCTTCAACAGATGCAGCAGGCCAACTCTCATCTGGCACCACAAACGAAACCTCCAACttttcagcagcagcagcagggtACCGATTTCCGGTCGAATCAGTCCCCAGTATTCCAAAACCAACCGCAGTATCAAAGTTTCGCGTCGAACTTCGCCCAAATCAACTATTCACACCAAATACGACCTCAACAACCGCAGCAGCTGCAgtcacaacagcaacaacagcaccAACAGCATcatcagcaacagcagcaacatcTCAGCGCTCATAGTAGCCCCAAATCGAATAGCAACAGTTTGTACCTTAGCGAATACTCTAGTTCGAGTCATGTCGGACAGCCCCAGCATCATCACACGATCGGTAGTCACTATCATTTCGACCAAATTTATCAAACCAGTTCGCCATCCAGTGGCAGTGGCGAACGGGACCGTTTGTATCAGACCGCTCCGAGACCAACCCAGCATACTCATGCAAGTCCACAGCCTCAACTCTCGAAGCTGGAACTTCAATTCCAGCAACTGCAGCGGGAAAAAATCCAAGCACAGATCAAAACCGCAACCGAGGCCCTAGCGCATCAGCAACAAACGTTCGCATTACGGCAGCAACTGAATCCGCCGGTTCCCAATTACCATCTGAAGCAGAATTTGCTCCAAAACCTTTCCCAGCAGCATCACCAGCAAATTCAGCATCAACAGCAGCAACTGCAGATGCACCAAAATCGCAACGCACCGCCTTCCAGCCTTAACCTAACTAGCCACTTTCAGCCGGCCCAAGGTCCAATGAAGATGATGAACCAGAACATGCACGATTACGGTGCCACAGCCACCAATCAGCATCCGATAAATGAAACGCTCTATCAGGCCGCAGCCCAGCAAAAGCAACATTTTCATCCAAAAACTCCAAACAATCTGCAATCCCCGGCTCCCAACCAAATCATCATCCAGCAGAACATCCCCGGCCATGTAGTGAATCAAGCTTGCCAGACGCAGATAAGCGGAGTAAAGAATCAATCGCAGAACCAAAAGTCACCCAACTCGGATTCACTTTCTTCACCCTCGCACGATGgattggagaggcgaaaaagtGGCCCCATTCATACGTTGAAATCCCCCGTTACGAAACGACCCGTTAATGCACCGATTTCCATGTCCGGATGGTTGTACAAACAGGGCTCCGATGGGTTGAAGGTTTGGCGAAGACGGTGGTTTGTCCTGTCGGAATACATCCTGTACTATTACAAAAGTCAAGAAGAGGAAAAACTTCTGGGAACGGTGCTGCTGCCGTCCTACAAAATATCCGCATGTTTCCCCGAAGATAAGGTGTACCGGAAGTTTGCGTTCAAATGCGAGCACACCAACATGCGAACGTTTGTTTTCGCGGCCGAAACGGCCGAATCAATGACCGCCTGGGTAAGGTCACTAACGTTGGCAACGATGATGCAGGGTAGCAGCGAATCCGAAACTAGCTCTCCCTCGAATAACGCCCGTAGTGGAGACAATAGTGATTCCGGAATACAAACCTACCAGTCACAACTGGCCGGTAAAAGTGGAGTTGTGCAAGCCCCGGTGACACCCGTATCCGACAATGGTGGCGGAGGATCACAACCACTGTATGCAAATGCTCCACCAAAACCTAGGAGAGCCAACGACGGAGGATATTCTTCGCCTAGTCCAGAACACATACCAGACGCAAGGTATGACCAAGAACTGCAACCCATCTACGGAAGTCGTGACATGAATCAACCCAAACCTTCCGACGCGATGAACAATTCCAACCTCCTGCAAACACAATCACCGCTAATCAAACGAGGTTTCAACGACCAAATGGCGTACGATCCGAATTACAACGATGCAATTTATGGCAATGCAAAGCGAATCGAACGAGATATGTACATCCAGAAGTTAatacagcaacagcagcaacaacaacagcaactccATCAGctgcaacagcagcaacagcagaagcaacaacagcagcaactgGCAATGCAACAAGTTTCAccgcagcagcaacaacaacaacaacaacaacagcaactacAACGACAATACACCAACCCTTTCATGCATCCGAACGCGGACAGGCGAACACCGGACACGTACGGACCTCCGCGTGCCGCGATGGACAAACACATGTCCGATTACGAAGACATCTACAATCTAACGGTGCTCTCGAAGTCCTTGCCACCCCCCAACATGGCCGATGAGACAACGGCTGCCAGCGGCGGCTACCGGAGGCCGATGAGTCCGCTTCGATACGAAGCACAGAATGCGGCAATGCCCCAGCGGTATACTCCCAACTATTTAGAG CAGCAACATATCCAGATGCGCGCCCGCCCAGTGCAGTCCACCATCCCGCGGCCACATTCGGCGGATTTCCTCGACTACGAGGCACGCAATCCGGTCAAGGCTAAGCTCAAGGAGGAACCGGCTCGGGCCCCTCGGCCCAAATCTAGTCTCGACATCAACCGAACGCCCGATAATTACTACTATTCGGAGGCAAGCTACGCGGAGAAGATGCGCATGCAAAGCGTTTCCTACCTGCAGCGAACCAACCTGACCGGACTGTCCAGTAAGTTACGAAGTGACGAACCACACG GTGTCAACAATGCTGGAACAGTCCCGCGTGACGGATACTATGCCATACGGTCCGAGTACGGTGACGAACTTCAACAGGGTTCGGCTAGCGTTCCTCGGACCCAGCGAATGACAATGAATAATCTGAAAAAGTATCCTTCGCAGCAGGAACAGTTCCTACGATCGGCCAGCGCTCGGCTGCCACGCAAGGAAGAGGACCCTAGCGCACGAGATGGCGAACGAAAGCGCGAAGAATCGATGAAGCGTCTGCTGGAGTGGAAGCAGCGCATGCTGCAGTCACCTCTAACGAGAAAGATTTCCCAACAACAACAGCATCAACTATCCGGATCACCCAGCTCGACCGGGAATCCTTTCCTGACGAAACCGGTGAATGTCACTCTGGATGCGGAAGCCTACCTAGGTCAGAATCAATCCCCCCAACAGGCAGGATTGGACAACAAGACCAACCTAGAGTACAATAGTTACTCATCCGATGACGAAG ATGGAACAGAAAATACGCCGGCAGGAAGGTCATCGCCAAATGTTTCCGCTTCCGCAAGTGCAGTGCTAGAGACTAGCGAAATTGTACCGGAAGCTGAAGTGCCTGTCCAAAACCCTAAAGAACTCCTTGGCGGCGATATGGTTGACAATTCGCAGACCTTTTCCCCCTCCCTGGTTGACGATGGGTCCAATATTTACGAAAACAATTCGATTGCGGCGGCCTCCGGTACGACCAAGCCAAGCAAGCTCGTGGCAAGTGCTAGTTTCAAAGAGCGTTTACTGCCGTTGGAGCCGGAATCGAAATATGTACCGGTTTATGACCATAGTGCAATTATAAAATCTCCGATTGTGCAAAGTCTCAAAAACACTGATGAAGCATCGACGGACAAGACAGACACGACGACAGCTTCGGACATCCCTGCCATGCTGGACGATGAGACTGACGAACAATCTTTCGAATACACCGACCAAGATTTAGAGGAAGCGCTCCAGGCAGAAATCGGCGAAGACCCACCCAACAACGACGACAACAGTGATGACTTACATCTGGTGGATATCAGCAGTGAGAATCAATCTTTCTACATGCCGATGGCACCGAAAAAAACCGTACTAAATGTTAACACATCGGAACTAAAACTGAGCGCTATGGACAtcctgaactcgatacaaaaatgCACCAACGACAAAAACATCCAAGATGAAAACACCTACATCGAGATGACCAACGGGATGGGTGGCAAGTGTGTGTTTGGGGATGACCTCAAATCAACCTACGAGATGATTGTAGTCCAGAACAGTGGTTCTTCGAAGGCGGACCAGGAGCCACTGTATATGGAACTGTCGCAGTTGAGCAGCAACAGTCTGGAGAAGAGAAACAAAGCGGAAAAACTGGCAACAGAATCGGCATCCAGCACCCTGAAGAAGAAACAATCCGACCGTGGAACTCTCACTCGCAAGCACAGTAAATCCAAACGAAACGACCTGCCGGACATCCTCAAATCGAACAACAGTTACTTGAAAAGCGATGACAGTTCGGATGCTGACGACGAATCACCCTCGAAGGATTCGTCGGAACAAAGCCGAATAAAGGCGGCTCGTTCTAGATTTAGCCTCTCGGATACATTTCGTCCTGCGTCTTACTATTTGGGTGCAAGCACCAGTACGCCACTCGGGGAATGCGTCGATAGCTCGGACAGTGAAATCGTTTCTCCTCCACCGATTCCAACGGCGGCTCTACCACTTGATGAGCACAACAGTGACGAGATTTTCCTGTCGGAGAATTTCGACACCGTCAAGCGACGCGATAAAGATTCTAAGTCGAATTCACGTAGCTCTCTGCTGAACACATCCGACCATCGACAGCCCAGCCAAACGAGTCTGTCTGGTTCGATCGATAGTAAGTCACTTTCGGGGAAGCACCCTTACGGCTCGAATAGGTCCAGCTTGCAGAGTAATCTGTACCTGGGTTCATGCTATAATGCGGAGCGATTCGATAATGGTTCGAATACGTCATCCGAGTATGATCTCTATCGGAGATTGAAACCAGATCCTGGGAATGACGCGAGTCGAAGAACGTCCACTTCATTGTCGGAAACTGAATCTGTTGAACTAAGACGAAGCAGCTCGAAAATGGATGTTCACACTCGTAACAAACGAAGACCCATTTCGGAGGATTCCCTCAATGAAATCCAGATGCTTGGAAGTTACGGCATCGATGAGACTTCGCTATCGAATGCGAACTTTGATCAGTACTTGGGTAATTTGGAGAATGTTTATGTTAACTCCGAAGAAAGTACACCACACAGGATGGTTTGGATGGACAGCAGTCTAACGAACCTTTCCATCGGGGAATCGTACAAAAATGGACACGACAATAGCATTTACTACGAGAACGTGGAGATCCAACCGCGTACCACACCGAACACCAGTAACCGGACGGATGACGATGCGAAAGCCTTTTACGACTCCCTGGAGGACGTAGCGCTACACGAAAAAGTCACACTATCTCCTCTGAAGGAGAAAAATCTCTCAATTCATGACGCCCGATGCGAATCCGAAGATTTGATGGCTGCGGGACGCAGCAACCTCAACATCGAGATAGTGGATTCCGTCACAACCATGTCCTCAATGGACTTGGATCAGCGAAGCTCCTGTACGGTGTTCGACCTAACGCAAACGACCACTCCAGCGCACAGCCGAGGCAACAGTAACCTTTCCGATTCAGCTCCTTATTACTATTCCGATCTGCAGAGTAGAGATTCGTCAGTTTCCGACATCACCAAGCTGTCCGACTTAAGTCGAATAAAATTCCCACCCAAATTGAACAATCAGCGGGACATTGGGGTCAAGAAAACGGGCATCTCCCACATCCAAAACCCGATAAATCACGTCAAGGCGGCTAACATTCTCACTGTTGCCGAAAAGGATCACGAAATCGACCAACGAAACATTTACGAGTCGGATCGAATGGTCGATAAAAATGTGAACAAGGTTATCGAAGTGTCCCTGTCGAGCAGCAGCAAAAATTATTACAGTAACAAAATGATGAATAATAAGCCCGTCCAGTTGGAAGATCAGCGACTGAGTGGCGAAATGATGCCTTCCACCTCGATGCTAGCATCGATTTTGAAATCTAGTAACAGTGCAAGTAGTAGCCAGGTTTTAGCGGCCATCAGCAATCAAAACGTCTCTTCAAAAAGTAGTCTGAATATTTCAACCGATATGTCCGCGAGTGGCGATCAACTGTGGGAGGAGGACAGTTTGTGGCGAGATAATCTTCGTAGGGCATCACATATGCATGCCAAGTCGATGGAAAGCCTTGACCACTTGGGTGCAGCTTCGGCAGTACAATCCAAACTGTCGACATTGAATCGAAAACATGCACGACAAGCTGGTAAAGCTATAACGCGTGACGTAACGTACGTCAACGATGACCTGTTGACCAAAACTCAGCTGCTCAAGAAGCAGCACAAATCACAAAGTTCCAGTGACGACAATGACGTTTACGTTCAGCTAGCCAACAACATGAACCGGACAGATTCTGCCTCCTCCGATACCCCGTCGGATGTGTACGAGGTGCTTCGGGATGAATCGACAAAGTACGACATTGACAGGGAAAATATTCGACAGTGGGATTTGATGTCCAGTGGACTAGTTAATAGTACTAACAAAACGCTAGAAGCAGACGATAGGGAATCGCACCGTGCCAACAAGGAGAAAAGTAGTAGCCGGGAAAGCACCTTGAAGCGACAGAAGGGGAGTTCTTTAGGGTTGGATGGGTCACTTCAGAAAGGTGCGAAAGGTACACCTAAGACAGGCACCGGTAGTAGTCTGGACCCGGCCGGTCCTGCTGCCACGGTCGATAGCAATGACTATACGCCAAGTCCTGGGTCCAGCCATGTCTTTGCAACGTCGTCGGATGCACATGTTCACAAAAAGCACAGTAACACCACAACACACTAA